One part of the Gossypium raimondii isolate GPD5lz chromosome 1, ASM2569854v1, whole genome shotgun sequence genome encodes these proteins:
- the LOC105774286 gene encoding uncharacterized protein LOC105774286 — MMPQELQPRSFRPYISSSISAPSFTSFTNASSVHSSDDPDPNPTNSKFKSSFPSLSSSSSSSSRSLKNSRFSPSSFAHNARLAIALVPCAAFLLDLGGTPVVATLTLGLMIAYIVDSLNFKSGAFFGVWFSLIAAQIAFFFSASLYYSLSSIPLSILAAFLCAETNFLIGAWASLQFKWIQIENPTIVLALERLLFACVPFAASSIFTWATVSAVGMNNASYYLMAFNCVFYWVFAIPRVSSFKTKQEVKYHGGEVPDDNLILGPLESCLHTLNLLFFPLVFHIASHYSVMFSSAASISDLLLLFFIPFLFQLYASTRGALWWVTKNPLQLRSIQLVNGAIALIVVVICLEIRVVFRSFGRYIQVPPPLNYLLVTTTMLGGAAGAGFYALGMVSDAFSSLAFTSLAVVVSAAGAIVVGFPILFIPLPSVAGFYLARFFTKKSLTSYFAFVVLGSLMVMWFVMHNFWDLNVWLAGMSLKSFCKLIVADVVLAIAIPGLALLPSKLHFLTEVGLICHALLLCHIENRFFSYSSIYYYGLDDDVMYPSYMVILTTIIGFALVRRLSVDHRIGPKAVWILTCLYSSKLSMLFLTSKSVVWVSAILLLAISPPLLLYRDKSRTASKMKAWQGYAHATVVALSVWFCRETIFEALQWWNGRPPSDGLLLGFCILLTGLACVPIVALHFSHVMSAKRCIVLVVATGLLFILMQPPIPLSWTYRSEIIRAARQSADDISIYGFMASKPTWPSWLLILAILLTLAAATSVIPIKYIVELRAFYAIAMGIALGVYISAEFFLQAAVLHALIVVTMVCASFFVVFTHFPSASSTKLLPWVFALLVALFPVTYLLEGQVRIKSFLAENEFGDTGEEDRKLTTLLAVEGARTSLLGLYAAIFMLIALEIKYELASLIREKSFDKGAIRHNQSGQSNSVGFPPRMRFMQQRRASSVSSFTIKRMAAEGAWMPAVGNVATVMCFAICLILNVNLTGGSNQAIFFLAPILLLLNQDSDFVAGFGDKQRYFPVAVTISIYLVLTSVYSIWEDVWHGNAGWGIDIGGPGWFFAVKNLALLILTFPSHILFNRFVWTYSKTTDSTPLLTLPLNLPPIVISDLVKIRVLGLLGIIYSVAQYIISRQQYISGMKYI; from the exons ATGATGCCGCAGGAGCTTCAACCCCGCTCCTTCCGCCCTTACATCTCATCGTCGATTAGCGCCCCTTCTTTCACTTCCTTCACCAACGCTTCTTCCGTTCATTCCTCCGACGATCCTGACCCTAACCCTACAAACTCCAAATTCAAATCCAGTTTCCCTTCcctttcctcttcttcttcttcttcttcccgaTCCCTCAAGAACTCTCGATTTTCCCCTTCTTCATTCGCTCATAACGCTCGTTTAGCGATCGCTCTCGTCCCATGTGCCGCTTTCCTTCTCGACCTCGGTGGAACCCCTGTCGTTGCCACCTTAACGTTAGGTCTTATGATCGCTTACATCGTCGATTCGCTTAATTTCAAATCCGGAGCTTTCTTTGGTGTTTGGTTCTCTTTAATCGCTGCCCAGATCGCTTTCTTCTTTAGCGCTTCGCTTTACTACTCGTTGAGTTCGATTCCTCTTTCGATCCTCGCGGCTTTTCTTTGTGCGGAAACGAATTTCCTTATTGGCGCCTGGGCTTCGCTTCAGTTTAAGTGGATTCAGATTGAAAACCCCACTATTGTTTTGGCTTTGGAACGGCTTCTCTTTGCTTGTGTACCTTTCGCTGCTTCTTCGATCTTTACTTGGGCGACTGTTTCTGCTGTTGGTATGAATAATGCTTCTTACTATCTAATGGCTTTCAATTGTGTTTTCTATTGGGTTTTCGCGATTCCTAGAGTTTCTTCTTTTAAAACCAAGCAAGAAGTGAAGTACCATGGTGGGGAAGTTCCTGATGATAATTTGATTCTTGGTCCACTTGAGAGTTGTCTCCATACtttgaatttattgttttttcctCTGGTTTTCCATATCGCTTCACATTACTCGGTGATGTTTTCGTCTGCTGCTTCCATCAGTGATTTGCtgcttcttttctttattccttTCTTATTCCAATTGTATGCTTCAACAAGAGGAGCATTGTGGTGGGTCACGAAAAATCCCCTTCAGTTGCGTAGCATACAGTTGGTCAATGGTGCAATTGCATTGATTGTTGTTGTGATTTGCCTTGAGATTAGAGTTGTGTTTCGTTCGTTTGGGAGGTACATTCAGGTGCCGCCACCACTAAATTATCTTCTTGTTACCACTACCATGCTTGGAGGGGCTGCTGGAGCTGGTTTTTATGCGCTGGGAATGGTATCTGATGCGTTTAGCTCTTTGGCCTTCACTTCTTTGGCTGTTGTTGTCAGTGCTGCTGGAGCAATTGTGGTTGGATTTCCAATACTG TTTATTCCATTGCCTTCAGTTGCTGGCTTTTACTTGGCTCGTTTCTTTACAAAGAAGAGCCTTACATCGTATTTTGCCTTCGTTGTGCTTGGGAGCTTGATGGTTATGTGGTTTGTGATGCATAATTTCTGGGATTTAAACGTATGGTTGGCAGGCATGTCCctgaaatccttttgtaaaCTTATTGTTGCGGATGTTGTTCTAGCCATTGCTATTCCTGGTTTAGCACTTCTTCCgtcaaaacttcattttttgACTGAAGTTGGTTTGATCTGCCATGCATTGCTACTATGCCACATTGAGAATCGGTTCTTCAGTTACTCAAGCATATACTATTACGGATTGGATGATGATGTGATGTATCCAAGCTACATGGTCATCCTGACGACAATAATTGGCTTTGCACTTGTGCGGCGACTATCTGTGGATCATCGAATTGGACCCAAGGCAGTTTGGATTTTGACTTGTCTTTATTCCTCAAAGCTCTCTATGTTGTTTCTTACATCAAAATCTGTTGTGTGGGTGTCAGCTATCCTTTTATTGGCTATTTCACCACCATTGCTTCTTTACAG GGATAAGTCGAGAACAGCATCAAAGATGAAAGCCTGGCAAGGATATGCACATGCTACTGTGGTTGCATTATCAGTCTGGTTTTGCCGTGAAACAATTTTTGAAGCATTACAATGGTGGAACGGTAGACCACCATCTGATGGTTTACTTCTAGGATTTTGTATCCTTTTGACTGGATTGGCTTGTGTACCCATTGTTGCTCTGCATTTCTCTCATGTCATG TCTGCAAAGAGATGCATTGTGTTGGTGGTGGCAACAGGTCTCCTGTTTATCCTAATGCAACCACCAATTCCATTATCATGGACCTACCGATCCGAGATAATCAGAGCTGCACGCCAATCTGCTGATGATATTTCCATATATGGCTTTATGGCATCGAAACCAACTTGGCCCTCTTGGTTACTTATATTGGCAATTCTTCTCACTTTAGCTGCTGCAACATCTGTCATACCCATTAAGTACATTGTAGAGTTGAGAGCTTTCTATGCCATTGCCATGGGTATTGCTCTCGGTGTTTACATATCTGCTGAGTTTTTCCTGCAGGCTGCTGTCCTTCATGCCCTCATTGTAGTAACCATGGTTTGTGCATCTTTTTTTGTGGTCTTCACCCATTTTCCATCGGCATCCAGTACAAAGCTCCTACCATGGGTGTTTGCTCTCCTTGTGGCTCTATTTCCCGTGACTTACCTATTAGAAGGTCAAGTGAGAATTAAAAGCTTCCTTGCGGAAAACGAATTTGGTGACACCGGAGAGGAAGACAGGAAGCTTACAACTCTACTGGCTGTTGAGGGGGCCAGGACATCTCTTCTCGGTCTGTATGCAGCAATCTTTATGCTTATAGCTttggaaataaaatatgaaCTTGCCTCACTTATACGGGAAAAGTCTTTCGACAAGGGTGCAATTAGACACAATCAATCTGGTCAAAGTAATTCTGTTGGTTTCCCTCCCCGAATGAGGTTCATGCAACAACGCCGCGCCTCTTCCGTCTCATCCTTCACAATTAAACGTATGGCTGCTGAAGGGGCATGGATGCCCGCGGTCGGTAATGTCGCTACCGTAATGTGCTTTGCTATATGCCTGATTCTAAATGTTAATCTCACCGGCGGCTCAAATCAGGCAATATTCTTCTTAGCTCCTATATTACTACTTCTCAACCAGGACTCAGATTTCGTCGCTGGATTTGGGGACAAACAGAGGTATTTCCCCGTTGCAGTCACCATATCAATCTATTTAGTCTTGACCTCAGTATACAGCATATGGGAAGACGTCTGGCACGGAAATGCCGGGTGGGGCATCGACATTGGGGGTCCTGGTTGGTTTTTTGCAGTAAAAAACCTAGCCCTCCTCATCCTAACATTCCCAAGCCACATCTTATTCAACCGATTCGTATGGACTTACTCAAAGACGACAGATTCAACACCACTCCTAACACTACCACTCAACCTGCCGCCGATCGTAATATCGGATTTGGTTAAGATTAGGGTGTTGGGATTGTTAGGAATAATTTATTCGGTGGCGCAGTACATAATATCTAGACAGCAATACATCTCaggaatgaaatatatttag